A genomic window from Sphingobacterium sp. BN32 includes:
- a CDS encoding Rieske (2Fe-2S) protein, with protein MEEFEDDDLTWHKVPAKIDETRNYVKALHVAGKKLCLISEGGILSVTSSRCPHAGADLTHGWCEEGKLICPFHRHRFDIETGKGDEKQHNYIRVYPLKKENGEFYVGIKRSLLDKIFG; from the coding sequence ATGGAAGAATTCGAGGATGACGACTTAACCTGGCATAAGGTGCCTGCGAAGATCGATGAGACTAGGAATTATGTGAAAGCTCTGCATGTAGCGGGCAAGAAGCTCTGCCTAATCAGCGAGGGCGGTATCTTGTCGGTAACTTCGAGTCGATGCCCTCATGCTGGCGCCGATTTAACCCATGGATGGTGTGAGGAGGGAAAGCTGATCTGCCCATTCCACAGACATCGCTTCGATATTGAAACAGGGAAGGGTGATGAAAAACAGCATAATTACATACGCGTCTATCCGTTGAAAAAAGAAAATGGCGAGTTCTACGTCGGTATTAAACGCAGTTTATTGGATAAGATCTTTGGTTAG